A section of the Elusimicrobiota bacterium genome encodes:
- a CDS encoding homogentisate 1,2-dioxygenase, whose product MIIRRGEVPNTPHTEFYAKPGVLALEEIHGTYGFSGPYSRKMHVRRYPTEQVKAPQKTGLNLSPQPLGEAPLQPFHIRAGRIPYGKDFLRSRKVLVFGKSTCVSVAKPRSSAPEREFFRNGEFHEALFVQEGEGELLSEYGRLPFRAGQYLIVPKGTTVQYRLKSPRAFFFIMESAYPIQFAPHYLNPHGQATLMAPVVETEIGVPEFVPPRDEVGEFAIFVKHQGGKVSKITLGHHPFDLSGWEGALFPFSFDSADHHSIAREIHTAPPTRQTFQSGNAPYNGFSVCTFRAQVEGWHPKDIPAPYAHYNVDSDELMFFSNTSYGARQGVIEPGSLTFHPGSLPHSPQGMAAAKSMESRGKVSSYLAVMLDTFFESLEVTKTGAAYADKKYTLSWARVASKHRADSSST is encoded by the coding sequence ATGATCATACGCAGAGGCGAGGTTCCAAACACGCCCCACACGGAATTCTACGCCAAGCCCGGAGTGCTGGCCTTGGAGGAGATACACGGGACCTACGGCTTCTCCGGGCCCTACTCGCGCAAGATGCACGTGCGCCGCTATCCCACCGAGCAGGTCAAGGCCCCTCAAAAAACGGGCCTCAACCTGTCGCCTCAGCCTCTCGGCGAGGCTCCCCTGCAGCCCTTTCACATCCGCGCGGGCCGCATCCCTTACGGCAAGGACTTCCTTCGTTCGCGGAAGGTCCTGGTCTTCGGAAAATCCACCTGCGTCTCGGTGGCCAAGCCCCGGAGTTCCGCTCCTGAAAGGGAATTCTTCAGGAATGGAGAGTTCCACGAAGCCCTCTTTGTCCAGGAAGGAGAGGGAGAGCTTCTGAGCGAATACGGAAGGCTCCCTTTCCGCGCGGGGCAGTACCTGATCGTCCCGAAGGGAACCACCGTCCAATACCGCCTCAAGAGCCCGCGGGCCTTCTTCTTCATCATGGAATCGGCTTATCCGATCCAGTTCGCCCCGCACTACTTAAATCCCCACGGGCAGGCCACCTTGATGGCGCCGGTGGTCGAGACCGAGATCGGCGTCCCCGAGTTCGTCCCTCCCCGCGACGAGGTCGGAGAGTTCGCGATATTCGTCAAGCACCAAGGCGGGAAAGTGAGCAAAATCACCCTCGGGCACCACCCTTTCGACCTCTCAGGCTGGGAAGGGGCCTTGTTCCCGTTCTCCTTCGACAGCGCCGACCACCATTCCATCGCGCGAGAGATCCACACCGCACCCCCGACCCGGCAGACTTTTCAGTCCGGCAACGCCCCCTACAACGGCTTCTCCGTCTGCACTTTTCGGGCCCAGGTGGAGGGTTGGCACCCCAAGGACATCCCCGCCCCCTACGCCCACTACAACGTGGACTCCGACGAGCTGATGTTCTTCTCCAATACGAGCTACGGCGCCAGGCAAGGCGTGATCGAACCGGGGTCGCTTACCTTCCACCCCGGCTCGCTCCCCCACAGCCCTCAGGGCATGGCCGCGGCCAAGTCCATGGAGAGCCGGGGCAAAGTGTCCTCCTATCTCGCCGTGATGCTCGACACCTTCTTCGAGAGCCTTGAAGTCACCAAAACCGGGGCGGCCTACGCCGACAAGAAGTATACGCTGAGTTGGGCTCGAGTCGCCTCAAAGCACAGGGCGGACTCCTCATCGACTTGA
- a CDS encoding valine--tRNA ligase, with protein MLDKAYDPKPVEAKWGEAWRRARLFSSKPKPGVRVFSIVIPPPNVTGALHLGHALNNTLQDVLVRWNRMRGAEVCWVPGTDHGGIATQNVMEKQLKAEKSSRGDLGRGKFLERMQAWTKDCKRTISGQLDKLGCALDWEREAFTMDEARARSVFAAFKALWEKGLIYRGERLVNWCVRCGTALSDIEVEHEERKGQLWHVHYPAAEGEMGLDVATTRPETMLGDAAVAVHPSDRRYSHLVGKKLKLPLTGREIPVVADEAVESEFGTGAVKVTPAHDPDDFEIGARHGLALLKVIGPDGRITEAGGPYAGLSREQARDKVVADLKASGLLREVKDHRHCVGVCYRCSSVVEPLLSDQWFVKMSELSRPALQALDQGKFRIHPQSWEKPYRDWLLSIRDWCVSRQIWWGHRIPVWYCSACHDEKVVSMDAPSSCPACGGESFVQDPDVLDTWFSSALWPMSVFEWPKKSEELNYYYPTAVLVTGYEILYLWVARMQMMGLEFMGKPPFRDALIHGIVRDKSGKKMSKSLGNVIDPLDMMAKYGTDALRFSLAAQAHPGRDIPFSEDSLTGPRNFANKLWNSTRFVLMNLPEAPPAGGYPLSKLSLGRIELSDRWILAEHQKTAALVRDHLERYEAAAAADILYGFLWDTFCDWYVELAKIRLQGMDGEEKEAARTILVQVLSGTLKLLHPFMPFITEELYSALRPYSGEKAEFILQAGIPEPEFDCLSPEAEKEMGLLMEIIAAVRSVRAQLNVPPGLKIRVLCSGGEDAVRDLVAKGDGYIKALARVESLEPAQEGKRPAQSATAVAAGMSLFIPLSGLIDFDKEKSRLQKELQKAEADLKKIAQKMENKDFLARAPESEVCLARSQREAALSRQARLKETLAALE; from the coding sequence ATGCTCGACAAAGCCTACGACCCCAAGCCCGTCGAAGCCAAGTGGGGGGAGGCTTGGCGCCGGGCCCGTCTTTTTTCCTCAAAGCCGAAGCCCGGCGTCCGGGTGTTCTCCATCGTCATTCCTCCACCCAACGTGACCGGGGCCCTGCACCTCGGCCATGCCTTGAACAATACCTTGCAGGACGTCCTGGTTCGTTGGAATCGGATGCGGGGCGCAGAGGTCTGCTGGGTTCCCGGCACGGATCACGGGGGCATCGCCACGCAGAACGTGATGGAAAAGCAGCTCAAGGCCGAGAAGTCCAGCCGGGGGGATCTCGGGCGCGGGAAATTCCTGGAACGCATGCAGGCATGGACCAAGGACTGCAAGAGGACGATCTCGGGCCAGCTCGACAAGCTCGGCTGCGCCCTGGACTGGGAGCGGGAGGCCTTCACCATGGACGAGGCCCGGGCCCGGTCCGTTTTCGCCGCCTTCAAGGCGCTTTGGGAAAAGGGGCTTATCTACCGCGGGGAGCGCCTGGTCAACTGGTGCGTTCGCTGCGGCACAGCACTTTCCGACATCGAGGTCGAGCACGAGGAGCGCAAGGGCCAGCTCTGGCACGTGCATTACCCGGCGGCGGAGGGGGAAATGGGGCTCGACGTGGCCACGACGCGGCCCGAGACCATGCTCGGCGATGCCGCGGTCGCGGTGCATCCGAGTGATCGCCGTTATTCCCATTTGGTCGGCAAGAAGCTCAAGCTCCCGCTTACGGGGCGAGAGATCCCCGTCGTCGCCGACGAGGCCGTGGAATCCGAGTTCGGCACAGGTGCCGTCAAGGTGACGCCGGCCCACGACCCCGACGACTTCGAGATAGGGGCCAGGCACGGGCTGGCGCTTCTCAAGGTGATCGGGCCCGACGGCCGGATCACGGAGGCGGGCGGGCCTTACGCGGGGCTTTCCCGCGAGCAGGCCCGGGACAAGGTGGTGGCGGATTTGAAGGCCTCGGGGCTTCTTCGCGAGGTGAAGGACCACCGCCATTGCGTGGGCGTCTGCTACCGCTGCTCCTCGGTGGTAGAGCCCCTCCTGTCGGATCAGTGGTTCGTCAAGATGTCGGAACTCTCCCGCCCCGCGCTCCAAGCCCTGGATCAAGGAAAATTTAGGATTCATCCGCAGAGTTGGGAGAAGCCCTACCGGGACTGGCTTCTGAGCATCAGGGACTGGTGCGTCTCCCGGCAGATCTGGTGGGGCCACCGCATCCCGGTGTGGTATTGCTCGGCCTGCCATGACGAGAAGGTCGTTTCCATGGACGCGCCGAGCTCATGCCCTGCCTGCGGGGGTGAATCCTTCGTCCAGGACCCGGACGTCTTGGACACTTGGTTCTCTTCCGCTCTTTGGCCCATGTCTGTTTTCGAATGGCCGAAAAAATCAGAGGAGCTCAACTATTATTACCCAACCGCGGTTCTGGTCACGGGCTACGAGATACTCTACCTATGGGTGGCGCGCATGCAAATGATGGGTCTGGAGTTCATGGGGAAGCCCCCGTTCCGGGACGCCCTCATCCACGGCATAGTCCGCGACAAGAGCGGAAAGAAGATGTCCAAGTCCCTCGGCAACGTCATAGATCCCCTCGATATGATGGCCAAATACGGCACCGACGCCCTGAGGTTCTCCTTGGCCGCCCAGGCCCACCCGGGGCGGGATATCCCCTTCTCCGAGGACTCCCTCACCGGGCCGCGCAACTTCGCCAACAAGCTCTGGAACTCGACGCGCTTCGTGCTCATGAACCTGCCGGAGGCTCCTCCGGCGGGAGGCTATCCGCTTTCCAAGCTCTCCCTTGGCCGCATCGAGCTCTCGGACCGCTGGATTTTGGCCGAGCATCAGAAGACCGCCGCCCTTGTCCGGGATCATTTGGAGCGCTACGAGGCCGCCGCCGCCGCGGATATCCTTTACGGGTTCCTGTGGGACACATTCTGCGATTGGTACGTCGAGCTCGCCAAGATCCGGCTCCAGGGCATGGATGGAGAGGAGAAGGAGGCGGCGCGGACCATTTTGGTTCAAGTCCTCTCCGGGACCTTGAAGCTGCTCCATCCCTTCATGCCCTTCATCACCGAGGAGCTGTACTCGGCTCTCAGGCCCTACTCGGGCGAGAAGGCCGAGTTCATCCTTCAGGCCGGCATTCCCGAGCCCGAGTTCGACTGCTTGAGCCCCGAGGCCGAGAAAGAGATGGGGCTTCTCATGGAGATCATCGCGGCCGTTCGCTCGGTCCGCGCCCAGTTGAACGTCCCTCCGGGCCTTAAGATCCGCGTCCTCTGCTCCGGAGGAGAGGACGCGGTCCGCGATCTTGTCGCCAAGGGAGACGGCTATATCAAGGCCTTGGCGCGGGTGGAGAGCCTAGAGCCCGCCCAAGAGGGAAAGCGCCCGGCCCAAAGCGCTACCGCCGTGGCGGCGGGCATGAGCTTGTTTATCCCTCTCTCCGGGCTCATTGACTTCGATAAGGAGAAGTCCCGCCTCCAGAAGGAGCTGCAGAAGGCCGAAGCCGACCTCAAGAAAATCGCGCAGAAGATGGAGAACAAGGATTTCCTCGCCCGGGCTCCCGAGTCCGAGGTCTGCCTTGCCCGCTCCCAGCGCGAGGCGGCGCTGTCCCGTCAAGCCCGGCTCAAGGAGACCTTGGCCGCGCTGGAGTAG
- a CDS encoding M23 family metallopeptidase, with protein MRTLCLLMLLGLSFPAWASGPALDFDRGLDIRGILSGARSSAEAGQGRSVFSRPVGPAQEARYPWPVEKFAIGLNFGAYQRYNEGESYFHPGLDILAPAGTVVRACLGGTVVGLGTGAKNEPEYWYVSIRDRRGYIWEYVHLKKESITVKVGDVVAARAILGRIYPWPWRSLWGTYDHVHLQIRDKAGVYLNPLRLLAPMSDPDRPFISGIFLAQGGKRVFENAVSGPYTIILDASDLMGSRFPVAPYRVSWRIDGRLRPHKVWQFDTLPGKASESKRVHGLYWNSAGGYANRRSAMDLGFSPMGPLRFPQEPGEHRIVVTVEDFAGNAASQELSWTVVPAVKK; from the coding sequence ATGAGAACGCTGTGCCTTCTGATGCTCCTGGGCTTGAGTTTTCCGGCCTGGGCTTCCGGCCCCGCGTTGGACTTCGATCGGGGGCTGGATATACGGGGGATTCTCTCGGGCGCGCGGTCCTCGGCCGAGGCGGGCCAAGGACGGAGCGTCTTTTCCCGCCCGGTCGGCCCGGCCCAAGAGGCACGCTATCCCTGGCCGGTCGAGAAATTCGCGATCGGGCTCAATTTCGGGGCTTATCAAAGATATAACGAGGGCGAGTCTTATTTCCACCCTGGGCTCGACATCCTGGCTCCGGCCGGGACCGTGGTCAGAGCCTGCCTCGGCGGGACGGTGGTGGGCCTGGGCACGGGCGCCAAAAACGAGCCCGAGTATTGGTACGTTTCCATCCGGGACCGGCGCGGCTACATCTGGGAATACGTGCACCTAAAAAAGGAATCCATCACGGTCAAGGTGGGAGACGTCGTCGCCGCCAGGGCGATCCTCGGCCGCATCTATCCGTGGCCGTGGCGCAGCCTTTGGGGGACTTACGACCATGTCCACCTTCAGATCAGGGACAAGGCCGGGGTTTACCTCAATCCTTTGCGCTTGCTGGCCCCCATGTCCGATCCCGACCGTCCCTTCATCTCGGGAATTTTCCTGGCCCAGGGGGGGAAGCGCGTTTTCGAGAACGCGGTGTCCGGCCCCTACACCATTATTCTCGACGCCTCGGACTTGATGGGCTCGCGCTTTCCCGTGGCCCCGTACCGGGTGAGCTGGCGCATCGACGGACGGCTCAGGCCCCACAAGGTCTGGCAATTCGACACCCTTCCCGGCAAGGCCTCGGAGTCCAAGCGCGTCCACGGCCTTTACTGGAACTCCGCCGGAGGCTACGCCAACCGCCGCTCGGCCATGGACCTGGGGTTCAGCCCCATGGGGCCCCTGCGCTTTCCCCAGGAGCCGGGCGAGCACCGCATCGTGGTGACGGTGGAGGATTTCGCCGGAAACGCGGCTTCCCAAGAGCTAAGCTGGACCGTTGTCCCTGCCGTAAAGAAGTAA
- a CDS encoding flavin reductase family protein — MDIDPETLPPRDRYQLLIGSILPRAIAWVSTASPDGKMNLAPFSFFTGITANPMSLCFAPVNDRKGRVKDTLLNVRQTRQFVVNLANEDNAEKMNRTSANYPYGVSEFAEAGLTPVPSLKVKPPRVKESPVHMECELIQIVTLSEGPLGGNLVIGKVVMFHADDSVWKDGRLKHQDLKAIGRMEGAWYARTRDAFELPRPE, encoded by the coding sequence ATGGACATAGACCCGGAGACTCTACCCCCCAGGGACCGCTACCAACTCCTCATTGGAAGCATCCTGCCCCGCGCCATCGCCTGGGTCTCGACCGCGAGCCCGGATGGAAAAATGAACCTCGCTCCCTTCAGCTTCTTCACCGGGATCACGGCCAACCCCATGAGCCTGTGCTTCGCCCCGGTCAACGACCGCAAGGGCCGGGTCAAGGACACCTTGCTCAACGTGCGCCAGACCCGCCAGTTCGTGGTCAACCTCGCCAACGAGGACAACGCCGAGAAGATGAACCGAACCTCGGCCAACTACCCCTACGGCGTCAGCGAATTCGCGGAGGCGGGGCTGACTCCCGTGCCCAGCCTCAAGGTCAAGCCCCCGCGCGTCAAGGAATCTCCCGTCCACATGGAGTGCGAGCTTATCCAAATCGTGACCCTGAGCGAGGGGCCCCTGGGCGGGAATCTCGTGATCGGCAAGGTCGTGATGTTCCACGCCGACGATTCGGTGTGGAAGGACGGCAGGCTCAAGCACCAGGATTTAAAAGCCATCGGACGCATGGAGGGGGCGTGGTACGCCCGCACCCGGGACGCTTTCGAGCTTCCTAGACCGGAGTGA
- a CDS encoding fumarylacetoacetate hydrolase family protein, protein MKLVTFEAQAGLKPSERLGAIFGGRIVDLNRAAALRLAKEGAEAPQSRADALIPPDMLAFLDLGESALSEARKTLDFMHEGSRKFGEDLAGPGGERVAFKESDIRWLSPLPRPRALRDFFAFEDHALQGAARRKEPLAPEWYDQPVYYKGNHREIYGPGETVPWPSYTRRFDFELEIACVVGRKGRDLSPGEAARHIAGYTILNDFSARDIQKNEMICRMGPAKAKDFANGLGPYLLTADELPEPENLKMSVKVNGEVWSSGNSSGRYWSFPVMLSYVSQGETVYPGDILGSGTYHKGCGLDLDRWVKPADIIELEVEKLGVLRNVVGKPGGQIHLKYTKEQAKPSLPIASQTGRLP, encoded by the coding sequence GTGAAATTGGTCACCTTCGAGGCCCAGGCCGGCTTGAAGCCCTCCGAGAGACTGGGCGCGATTTTCGGCGGGAGGATCGTGGACTTAAACCGCGCCGCGGCCCTGCGTCTTGCCAAAGAAGGGGCCGAGGCCCCCCAAAGCCGGGCCGACGCCCTCATCCCTCCCGACATGCTGGCCTTCCTCGACTTGGGCGAGTCCGCGCTTTCCGAGGCGAGGAAAACATTGGATTTCATGCACGAAGGCTCGCGCAAATTCGGAGAGGACTTGGCGGGCCCTGGCGGGGAAAGGGTCGCCTTCAAGGAGAGCGACATCCGCTGGCTTTCCCCCCTCCCGCGGCCTCGGGCCCTGCGCGACTTCTTCGCCTTCGAGGATCATGCCCTTCAAGGGGCGGCCAGGCGCAAGGAGCCCTTGGCCCCGGAGTGGTACGACCAGCCGGTCTATTACAAGGGCAACCACCGCGAGATCTACGGCCCAGGCGAGACCGTGCCCTGGCCGAGCTACACCCGGCGCTTCGACTTCGAGCTCGAGATCGCCTGTGTGGTGGGGAGGAAAGGCCGCGATCTCTCCCCCGGGGAGGCGGCCCGCCACATCGCGGGCTACACCATCTTAAACGACTTCTCAGCGCGGGACATACAGAAAAACGAGATGATTTGCCGCATGGGGCCGGCTAAGGCCAAGGACTTCGCCAACGGCCTGGGCCCCTACCTTCTCACCGCCGATGAGCTCCCGGAGCCGGAGAACTTGAAGATGAGCGTCAAAGTCAACGGCGAGGTGTGGAGCTCGGGCAACTCCTCGGGGCGCTATTGGAGCTTTCCGGTGATGCTCTCTTATGTCTCCCAGGGGGAAACGGTTTATCCCGGAGACATACTGGGATCGGGCACCTACCACAAGGGCTGCGGCCTGGACTTGGACCGCTGGGTGAAGCCCGCTGATATAATTGAGTTGGAAGTGGAGAAGTTAGGCGTGCTGAGGAATGTCGTGGGAAAACCCGGGGGACAAATACATTTGAAGTACACCAAGGAGCAGGCAAAACCCTCTCTCCCTATCGCCTCCCAAACGGGGAGGCTCCCATGA
- a CDS encoding DUF1343 domain-containing protein: MLRLPEAPGVAAVAGCLVLALGGCASLPGLGRSKVETGLEVLEKTGFKELQGKRVGLITNHTGMDRRGRTTVEVLAKAKGVRLEALFSPEHGFTGTNEENAVSSSTLRLGGRDIPIVSLYSGGISGMRPRPEDLKNLDALVFDIQDIGTRAYTYLATMGMAMEEVAKAGLKFIVLDRPNPINGVTMEGPVLDDLSLRQVTATAYFPEPVRHGLTPGEIARLYAAELGYGKLTVVKMRGWTRDQWFDETGLPWIPPSPNMPDLEAAALYPGISIFESSNLAVGRGTPLPFRWIGAPWMKGEEVVRRLNEAGLEGISFSAQDYTPSKSVFQGELCHGVRMKVTDREKVRPLKVFLRLNDAVMSLHPQEMQWRWDEAKRMVGTDKFREMIERKASLAELDALFDQGARDFAELRQPHLLY, from the coding sequence GTGCTCCGGCTTCCAGAGGCCCCAGGCGTTGCGGCCGTTGCCGGCTGCCTGGTTTTGGCGCTCGGCGGCTGCGCGAGCCTCCCCGGCCTGGGCCGGTCCAAGGTCGAGACCGGTCTCGAGGTCCTGGAGAAAACCGGCTTTAAGGAGCTCCAGGGAAAGCGCGTAGGACTCATCACCAACCACACGGGAATGGACCGCCGGGGGCGAACCACGGTCGAGGTCCTGGCCAAGGCCAAAGGCGTCAGGCTAGAGGCTTTATTCTCTCCCGAGCACGGATTTACCGGCACGAACGAGGAAAACGCGGTCTCCTCCTCGACCTTGCGCCTAGGAGGCCGGGACATTCCCATCGTCAGCCTCTACTCCGGTGGAATTTCGGGAATGCGCCCCAGGCCGGAGGACTTGAAGAACCTGGACGCGCTGGTCTTTGACATTCAGGATATCGGAACCCGGGCCTACACGTATCTGGCCACCATGGGCATGGCCATGGAGGAGGTCGCAAAGGCCGGGCTTAAGTTCATCGTGCTCGACCGCCCCAATCCCATCAATGGCGTCACCATGGAAGGGCCTGTCCTGGATGATTTATCCTTGCGCCAAGTGACGGCAACCGCTTACTTCCCCGAGCCCGTGCGCCACGGGCTCACCCCCGGCGAGATCGCCCGGCTCTACGCCGCGGAGCTCGGATACGGCAAGCTGACGGTCGTCAAGATGCGGGGCTGGACCCGGGACCAGTGGTTCGATGAGACCGGCCTGCCCTGGATACCCCCCTCCCCCAACATGCCGGACCTCGAGGCCGCCGCTCTTTACCCGGGGATATCCATATTTGAGTCGAGCAACTTGGCCGTGGGGCGCGGTACGCCGCTCCCTTTCCGCTGGATAGGGGCTCCATGGATGAAAGGCGAGGAAGTCGTCCGGCGCCTGAACGAGGCGGGTCTCGAGGGAATCTCCTTCTCGGCGCAGGACTACACCCCCAGCAAAAGCGTTTTTCAAGGGGAGCTCTGCCACGGAGTGCGCATGAAAGTGACCGACAGGGAGAAGGTCCGCCCTTTGAAGGTATTCCTCAGGCTCAATGACGCCGTCATGTCCCTGCATCCCCAAGAAATGCAATGGCGATGGGACGAGGCCAAGCGCATGGTGGGCACGGACAAGTTCCGGGAAATGATCGAGCGAAAAGCCTCTCTGGCGGAGCTCGACGCCCTATTCGACCAAGGGGCACGGGATTTCGCGGAGCTGCGCCAGCCGCATCTTTTATACTGA